A section of the Aneurinibacillus migulanus genome encodes:
- a CDS encoding inositol monophosphatase family protein, whose amino-acid sequence MQNTEIKEWGLLAKHCARSAEKLIEDMLSRPLEVTYKSSASDLVTSVDRAVEQMVIDEIIKKYPEHGVLGEEGLVACQPADFDTVWMVDPIDGTTNFVHQQQNYCISIAAYHKGVCQVGVVYDPTRKEMFYAERGGGVFLNDSPLQVERNKEMKEALWSTSLFWNRRAMKSGLSEKAQHLAHRSRGVRVYGVAALELAYVAVGRLDAYISLGLNPWDYGAGLLLVQEAGCRITTLDGSEIPFGERSSILAANPNLYDFLLEFLTEHPV is encoded by the coding sequence TTGCAGAATACGGAAATAAAAGAATGGGGATTGCTGGCAAAGCACTGTGCGCGAAGCGCAGAAAAGCTTATCGAAGATATGCTATCCCGTCCATTGGAAGTCACGTATAAATCTTCTGCGTCCGATCTGGTCACTTCTGTTGACCGGGCGGTGGAGCAAATGGTAATAGATGAGATTATTAAAAAGTATCCCGAGCACGGGGTGCTTGGTGAAGAGGGACTTGTAGCCTGTCAACCGGCTGATTTCGATACGGTTTGGATGGTAGACCCGATTGATGGAACGACGAATTTCGTTCATCAGCAACAGAATTATTGTATATCTATTGCCGCATATCATAAAGGCGTATGCCAGGTGGGCGTCGTCTATGATCCGACCCGTAAAGAGATGTTCTATGCCGAACGTGGGGGCGGAGTGTTCCTTAATGACAGTCCTTTGCAAGTGGAACGAAATAAAGAAATGAAAGAAGCACTATGGTCAACGAGTCTGTTCTGGAATCGGCGGGCGATGAAAAGCGGTCTTTCGGAGAAGGCACAGCATCTTGCTCATCGTTCGCGCGGGGTTCGCGTCTATGGCGTGGCTGCGCTGGAGTTGGCTTATGTAGCAGTAGGAAGATTAGATGCCTATATTAGCCTCGGACTAAATCCATGGGATTATGGTGCAGGTCTGCTGCTTGTCCAGGAGGCAGGCTGCCGAATTACGACACTGGATGGTAGCGAGATTCCGTTTGGGGAACGCAGCAGCATTTTGGCGGCCAATCCGAATCTATATGACTTTTTGCTTGAATTCTTAACAGAACATCCAGTATAA
- the queC gene encoding 7-cyano-7-deazaguanine synthase QueC, translated as MEKKAVVVLSGGLDSTTCMGIAKDAGYELYPLTFHYGQRHNREVEQAKKVADFYSVPAHRLVNLDFLGQIGGSALTDTNIEVPVVQANAEDEEDIPATYVPARNMIFLSLAAAYAEVVGAEAIYIGVSTVDYSGYPDCRPEFIRSMNETVQLATKAGVKGTGIRIEAPLAHLSKKETIEWGLTLGVPYELSTSCYQGGAKACGECDSCRLRLKGFAEAGAKDPISYQKG; from the coding sequence ATGGAAAAAAAAGCGGTCGTCGTATTGAGCGGCGGTTTGGATAGTACGACGTGTATGGGCATTGCCAAAGATGCAGGATATGAGCTGTATCCGCTCACCTTTCATTATGGACAGCGACATAACAGAGAGGTTGAACAGGCCAAGAAAGTAGCCGATTTTTATAGTGTACCGGCTCACCGGCTTGTCAATCTGGATTTTCTGGGGCAAATTGGAGGCAGCGCGTTAACCGATACAAACATTGAAGTACCGGTCGTACAGGCGAATGCGGAAGACGAGGAAGACATACCGGCCACATACGTCCCGGCTCGCAACATGATTTTTCTTTCGCTTGCCGCAGCCTATGCGGAAGTAGTAGGAGCGGAGGCAATCTACATCGGGGTAAGTACCGTAGATTATAGCGGTTACCCGGATTGTCGCCCTGAGTTTATCCGTTCGATGAATGAGACAGTGCAATTAGCTACGAAAGCAGGCGTTAAGGGTACGGGTATTCGTATTGAAGCGCCGCTCGCGCATTTATCGAAAAAAGAAACCATTGAATGGGGACTTACGCTAGGTGTCCCGTATGAACTTAGTACGTCCTGTTATCAAGGTGGTGCAAAAGCCTGTGGTGAATGTGACAGTTGTCGCCTGCGTTTGAAAGGATTTGCGGAAGCAGGAGCTAAAGACCCAATTTCTTATCAGAAAGGATGA
- a CDS encoding 7-carboxy-7-deazaguanine synthase QueE, whose amino-acid sequence MIDMKELRRDFKLPMVELFETVEGEGRMAGYPTTFVRVFNCNLRCTWCDTPYSYAPEKAAFTASIEEIVEQTASYGHGVICLTGGEPLMHGLKSQALVYHLSQLPTVWDIHIETNGAINLMPFSLLRERDGSMGRKVRFVMDYKLPASGETAKMHLSNFSILEPQDEVKFVVGDEADFFHALDILTRYPTRATALFSPVWETMPPADLVTLILRHRPQEGKARLNMQIHKVIWDPEARGV is encoded by the coding sequence ATGATTGATATGAAGGAGCTTCGCAGAGACTTCAAGTTGCCGATGGTCGAACTGTTCGAGACGGTAGAGGGTGAAGGCAGGATGGCAGGATATCCGACTACGTTCGTGCGTGTATTCAACTGCAATCTACGCTGTACCTGGTGTGATACGCCCTACAGTTATGCGCCGGAGAAAGCGGCATTCACCGCAAGCATTGAGGAGATTGTAGAACAGACTGCATCGTACGGGCATGGAGTTATTTGCCTGACAGGTGGGGAGCCGCTTATGCATGGGTTGAAGTCCCAGGCACTCGTTTATCATCTGTCGCAGTTGCCGACTGTGTGGGATATTCATATCGAGACGAATGGAGCCATTAATCTGATGCCATTTAGCTTGCTGCGTGAACGGGATGGAAGCATGGGCAGAAAAGTTCGTTTTGTTATGGATTACAAGCTGCCGGCGAGCGGAGAGACAGCGAAGATGCATCTTTCGAATTTTTCTATTCTTGAACCGCAGGATGAAGTCAAGTTTGTCGTCGGCGACGAAGCAGACTTCTTTCATGCACTGGATATTCTGACGCGGTATCCGACCCGGGCTACTGCACTGTTTAGCCCGGTATGGGAGACGATGCCGCCTGCTGACCTGGTGACGCTTATTCTTCGACACCGGCCGCAGGAGGGAAAAGCCCGGTTGAATATGCAGATTCATAAAGTAATCTGGGACCCGGAAGCACGAGGTGTGTAA
- the queF gene encoding preQ(1) synthase: MSQVQHDYDKYNKIRFDTQERSAIMEEILETIPYEYIGKKTEVTIPTNEFTSVCPWSGLPDFADIKIIFIPNEKLIEMKSLKFYLTSYRNVGIYQEHVTNKILEDLVKVADPLYMRVEALWNARGGLGTEVVVEYRKEGYEG, from the coding sequence ATGAGTCAAGTACAACACGATTATGATAAATACAATAAAATTCGCTTTGATACCCAGGAGCGTTCTGCTATTATGGAGGAGATTCTGGAAACCATTCCATATGAATATATAGGTAAGAAAACAGAAGTAACGATTCCGACGAATGAATTCACTTCCGTGTGCCCATGGTCCGGTCTACCAGATTTTGCAGACATTAAAATTATTTTTATTCCGAACGAAAAGCTTATCGAGATGAAATCGCTCAAATTCTACCTGACTTCATACAGAAATGTAGGTATTTACCAAGAGCATGTGACAAATAAAATTCTGGAAGATCTCGTAAAAGTGGCCGATCCGCTATATATGCGAGTAGAAGCGCTATGGAATGCTCGTGGTGGACTTGGAACGGAAGTTGTTGTAGAATACCGAAAGGAAGGATATGAAGGGTAG
- a CDS encoding YqgQ family protein produces the protein MDGINNILDVKALLRRFGIVIYMGDRLTDYEMWEEELRELYQESMIDVDEFRAAMMILQQAKRNDLDV, from the coding sequence ATGGATGGAATCAATAATATTCTGGATGTAAAAGCATTGCTTCGCCGGTTTGGCATTGTCATCTACATGGGAGACAGGCTAACCGACTATGAGATGTGGGAAGAAGAATTGCGCGAACTATATCAGGAAAGCATGATCGATGTGGATGAATTTCGTGCTGCGATGATGATCCTGCAACAGGCGAAACGTAATGATTTAGACGTATAG
- a CDS encoding TerC family protein: protein MEFLSTEFFSMLFSIIIIDLVLAGDNAIVIGLASRNLPKEQQKKAIIWGTVGAIAIRAVATIFVVWLLKIPGLHLIGGIILVWIAYKLLIGEEGEENIKSSSSLFGAIRTIVIADVMMGLDNVLAVAGAAQGHTGMVVLGLLISIPLVVWGSQVIIKLMDRFPSLIYIGAGVLAYTSAKMILSEGFILPFFNENPVVKWIVIAVIVAGVLISGKIKKDRQSTTTASA, encoded by the coding sequence ATGGAGTTTTTGTCTACGGAATTTTTCTCGATGCTTTTTTCCATTATTATTATTGATCTGGTACTTGCTGGCGACAATGCGATTGTTATCGGACTCGCGTCTCGCAATCTGCCGAAGGAACAGCAGAAGAAAGCGATTATCTGGGGGACGGTAGGCGCGATTGCGATTCGTGCAGTAGCTACAATCTTTGTTGTCTGGCTGCTGAAAATCCCTGGTCTTCATCTTATCGGTGGCATCATTCTCGTCTGGATTGCGTATAAGCTGCTCATCGGTGAAGAAGGAGAGGAAAACATAAAGAGCAGCTCTTCATTGTTCGGCGCGATCCGCACCATTGTCATTGCGGATGTCATGATGGGCCTTGATAACGTACTGGCGGTAGCCGGTGCTGCACAGGGACATACCGGTATGGTGGTGCTCGGACTACTCATTAGCATTCCGCTTGTAGTCTGGGGAAGTCAGGTTATTATCAAGCTAATGGATCGCTTTCCTTCCCTTATTTATATCGGAGCAGGCGTACTTGCTTATACGTCTGCAAAGATGATACTCTCGGAAGGTTTCATCCTTCCATTCTTTAACGAAAACCCGGTTGTGAAGTGGATTGTTATTGCAGTGATAGTTGCAGGCGTTCTGATTAGTGGTAAAATAAAAAAAGACAGACAATCGACAACGACGGCCTCTGCGTAA
- a CDS encoding PBP1A family penicillin-binding protein yields MEKRRSRKPAKKRKSFWRGPWGIIIFMTALFLVLSIGGCSALYVAGNQMIDESKLELKETSKVYASDGKTEIARLGTDDRQLVTFDKIPKHVVDAFIATEDNRFYEHNGIDPIGIGRAVVKDIISRSKAEGASTITQQLARNIFLSHDKTFMRKTKEIMIAMNLERKYSKPQIMEMYLNAFYAGKGRVGIQAASKYYFGKSVEQLSLEEGATLAALPKAPNTYNPVAHPDNSLKRRNLVLSLMEKNGFITAEQKEQAQKKPLKVQDNLPSNSRVSEEYRAYIDYLTDEAERRDITEDQLYYGGYKIITYMDSKAQKAMFEEYKKDRNFPGGTDPKVQSAMVIMETKTGGITAMVGGRDYVTKGLNRAEMKVQPGSTIKPLIDYAPALEKGWTPYTMVKDEKKTYRKYQNWTPRNYGNEGYAGSITMNKAVVESRNAAAVWTLNEVGLSTGVSYLKKFGITPEPEEENYLSLALGGMQKGATPIQMAQAYSAFANNGKMNKAHVIKQIISRDGGVIIPEEKNETQVVSPQTAYYMTEMLQNAVREGTGRKARFGHPLAGKTGTQQYDSKKVSRGTRYAWFVGYTPDYVGSIYMGYDVTNDKYHLRTTGGAEPAALFSKVMAKAMEDKERKDFERPEGVKTAEPPVSLPSIGDLSATVDETGQSVNINWGGTKDNRVKYRLYRFLGSPAEKEMIAETGSSGYTDAFDSSKMYTYVVVPYNAETGEEGNMSNMATITVPEPQSDEQTDPNQSTDPNNPNPDDPNNPGQLTDPNNPNLEDPNNPNQSTDPNNSNTTDPNQQNPGQVNPNDQNEQGTDGGIIPPRQNNERTGRGNGNGNGRNASGEGSTP; encoded by the coding sequence ATGGAAAAACGACGATCAAGAAAGCCAGCGAAAAAGCGGAAGTCATTTTGGAGAGGGCCTTGGGGCATTATCATCTTTATGACTGCGCTTTTCCTCGTCTTAAGTATCGGCGGATGTTCGGCGTTGTATGTGGCCGGCAACCAGATGATTGACGAGAGCAAGCTGGAATTAAAGGAAACATCCAAAGTATATGCTTCGGATGGTAAAACAGAAATCGCCCGATTAGGAACGGATGATAGGCAGCTTGTAACATTCGATAAAATACCGAAGCATGTTGTAGACGCATTTATCGCTACCGAAGACAACCGCTTCTATGAGCATAACGGTATCGACCCAATCGGGATCGGCCGTGCGGTTGTCAAAGATATTATCAGCAGAAGCAAAGCAGAAGGAGCAAGCACGATTACCCAGCAGCTGGCCCGGAATATCTTCCTCTCCCATGACAAAACATTCATGCGGAAAACGAAAGAAATTATGATTGCAATGAATCTGGAGCGCAAATATTCCAAACCGCAAATTATGGAAATGTATTTAAACGCCTTCTATGCAGGAAAAGGAAGGGTAGGCATACAGGCCGCATCGAAATATTATTTCGGAAAATCGGTTGAACAGCTTTCATTGGAAGAGGGAGCGACACTGGCTGCGCTGCCGAAGGCACCGAATACGTACAATCCGGTTGCACATCCGGATAATTCCCTAAAGCGACGCAATCTTGTCCTTTCTCTAATGGAGAAGAACGGCTTCATTACAGCGGAACAGAAAGAACAAGCTCAGAAGAAGCCGTTGAAGGTGCAGGATAATCTGCCTAGCAATTCAAGGGTTAGCGAGGAGTATCGGGCATATATCGATTATTTAACTGATGAAGCTGAAAGACGGGACATTACGGAAGATCAATTGTATTATGGTGGCTACAAAATCATTACGTACATGGACAGCAAGGCACAGAAAGCGATGTTTGAAGAGTATAAAAAGGACAGAAACTTCCCGGGCGGTACCGATCCGAAGGTTCAATCAGCCATGGTCATCATGGAGACGAAGACCGGGGGCATCACTGCCATGGTAGGCGGGCGCGATTATGTAACAAAAGGATTAAACCGGGCGGAGATGAAGGTGCAGCCAGGTTCGACCATCAAGCCGCTCATCGACTATGCACCGGCGCTTGAAAAAGGCTGGACACCATACACGATGGTGAAAGACGAGAAAAAGACATATCGTAAATATCAAAACTGGACACCGAGAAACTACGGAAATGAAGGGTACGCCGGAAGCATTACGATGAATAAGGCAGTTGTCGAATCGCGAAACGCGGCGGCGGTGTGGACATTGAATGAAGTCGGATTGTCTACCGGGGTGAGCTATCTGAAGAAATTTGGCATTACACCGGAGCCGGAAGAAGAGAATTACCTGTCGCTCGCGCTCGGCGGTATGCAGAAAGGGGCAACGCCGATTCAAATGGCTCAGGCGTATTCCGCCTTTGCCAATAACGGCAAGATGAATAAAGCCCATGTTATTAAACAAATCATCTCTCGTGATGGCGGTGTTATCATACCGGAGGAGAAGAATGAGACGCAAGTGGTAAGCCCACAAACAGCTTATTATATGACAGAGATGCTGCAAAACGCGGTAAGGGAAGGAACCGGAAGAAAAGCACGGTTCGGTCATCCGTTAGCCGGGAAAACCGGAACACAGCAGTATGACAGCAAGAAGGTTTCAAGAGGTACCCGTTACGCGTGGTTTGTAGGCTATACGCCGGACTATGTTGGCTCGATTTATATGGGGTACGATGTAACGAACGATAAATACCACCTGCGGACGACCGGAGGAGCAGAGCCTGCTGCCTTGTTCAGCAAAGTCATGGCGAAAGCGATGGAGGACAAAGAACGTAAGGATTTCGAGCGTCCTGAAGGCGTGAAGACTGCGGAGCCGCCGGTATCACTTCCGTCGATTGGAGATTTGAGTGCCACAGTTGATGAAACCGGTCAAAGTGTAAACATCAATTGGGGAGGTACAAAGGATAATCGGGTCAAATATCGTCTGTACCGTTTCCTTGGATCGCCGGCCGAGAAAGAAATGATTGCTGAAACCGGATCGTCGGGCTATACGGATGCATTCGATTCGAGCAAAATGTATACGTATGTGGTCGTGCCATATAACGCAGAGACAGGAGAAGAAGGAAATATGTCTAATATGGCAACCATAACGGTGCCAGAGCCACAGTCGGACGAACAGACGGATCCGAATCAGTCGACCGATCCGAACAACCCGAATCCGGATGATCCGAACAATCCGGGGCAGCTGACAGACCCGAATAACCCGAATTTGGAGGACCCGAACAATCCGAATCAATCGACCGATCCGAATAACTCGAATACAACCGATCCGAATCAGCAAAATCCCGGTCAGGTGAATCCGAATGACCAGAACGAGCAGGGGACGGACGGAGGAATCATCCCACCGAGGCAGAATAACGAAAGAACAGGCAGAGGCAATGGAAATGGCAACGGGCGCAATGCTTCGGGTGAAGGTAGCACTCCGTAA
- the queD gene encoding 6-carboxytetrahydropterin synthase QueD → MSGFDIPRSVQLLYKDIQPEQLRYHRRRVALTKEFTFDSAHHLHLYEGKCKSLHGHTYKLMITVSGFVDDIGICVDFGDIKKVYEDTIKAQLDHKYLNEVLPPMNTTAENMIVWIWEQIDGEMERRGWKEHGTRIEELVLYETPTSYATLKREWMESDD, encoded by the coding sequence ATGTCCGGATTCGACATTCCGCGTAGCGTGCAGCTACTATACAAAGACATTCAGCCGGAACAGCTGCGCTACCATCGGCGCCGGGTAGCGCTTACGAAGGAGTTTACGTTTGATTCCGCACATCACCTTCATCTGTATGAAGGAAAATGTAAAAGCTTGCATGGTCATACGTACAAATTGATGATTACAGTAAGTGGATTTGTTGATGATATCGGTATTTGCGTAGACTTCGGAGACATCAAGAAAGTGTACGAAGATACGATTAAGGCACAGCTTGACCATAAATACCTAAATGAGGTACTCCCTCCTATGAATACGACGGCAGAGAACATGATTGTATGGATATGGGAGCAAATCGACGGGGAGATGGAGCGCCGTGGCTGGAAAGAGCACGGCACACGTATTGAGGAATTAGTATTGTACGAGACACCGACCAGCTACGCCACGTTGAAACGGGAATGGATGGAAAGTGATGATTGA
- a CDS encoding MFS transporter has product MNAGSAQSLGAHNQSAKQPLVIWVIFFATIISFMGLGLVDPILPAIAEKLHATPSQVSLLFSSYNLITGIAMLITGVVSSRVGIKWTLLTGIIFIIVFSALAGSSNGIWQIVGFRGGWGLGNSLFIATALSAIVGLSVGGTTKAIILYEAAIGLGISVGPLLGGELGSISWRGPFYGVSVLMIIAFFALLLKMPQVAKPKVKSSILDPIKALKFHGLFRLGLTAFLYNIGFFTLMAYAPFVMRLDEHGLGYVFLGWGLCLAITSVFVAPKLQARFGTIKSMCAMLILFALTLLAMGIWTDSRTVIIVSVIIAGLFLGTNNTLITTAVMQVAPVERATASAAYSFVRFIGGAIGPWLANKLAEAYTSHVPFVTGAIFVFLAMLVVAFGRKHIAHVDQVNGH; this is encoded by the coding sequence ATGAATGCTGGTTCAGCACAATCACTTGGTGCCCATAACCAGTCGGCCAAACAGCCGCTTGTTATTTGGGTTATTTTTTTCGCCACAATCATTTCCTTTATGGGATTGGGACTTGTTGATCCTATTTTGCCTGCGATTGCAGAGAAACTTCATGCCACTCCAAGCCAAGTTTCCTTATTATTTTCAAGCTATAACTTAATTACTGGGATTGCAATGTTGATCACTGGTGTTGTCTCCAGCAGGGTTGGCATTAAATGGACTTTATTAACCGGTATTATATTTATAATAGTGTTTTCAGCACTGGCGGGTTCTTCAAACGGAATATGGCAAATTGTCGGCTTCCGTGGCGGATGGGGACTTGGTAACTCATTATTTATTGCTACAGCGTTGTCTGCGATAGTAGGTTTATCTGTAGGTGGAACTACTAAAGCAATCATTTTATATGAAGCAGCTATCGGACTTGGTATTTCCGTAGGCCCGTTGCTTGGTGGAGAGTTAGGGTCCATTTCCTGGCGCGGTCCGTTCTATGGGGTAAGCGTGCTAATGATTATAGCTTTTTTTGCTCTTTTATTGAAAATGCCTCAGGTTGCAAAACCGAAAGTGAAAAGTTCTATCCTTGATCCAATCAAAGCATTAAAATTTCATGGATTATTCAGGCTTGGACTTACAGCATTCCTTTATAATATTGGATTTTTCACATTAATGGCATACGCCCCATTCGTAATGAGATTGGACGAGCATGGGCTGGGATATGTGTTTCTTGGATGGGGGCTTTGCCTCGCCATTACATCTGTCTTTGTTGCTCCAAAGCTGCAAGCTAGATTTGGAACGATTAAATCAATGTGTGCGATGTTAATTTTGTTTGCATTAACTCTTTTGGCAATGGGAATTTGGACAGATTCAAGAACAGTTATTATTGTTTCTGTTATTATTGCAGGCTTATTTCTGGGAACCAATAATACATTAATCACTACAGCCGTTATGCAGGTTGCACCAGTAGAACGCGCTACGGCCTCGGCAGCATACAGTTTCGTTCGTTTCATTGGCGGGGCAATCGGTCCTTGGCTGGCAAATAAGCTGGCTGAAGCGTATACTTCGCATGTTCCTTTCGTAACTGGTGCTATATTTGTATTTTTGGCTATGCTGGTCGTTGCTTTTGGACGGAAACACATTGCACATGTAGATCAAGTTAACGGTCATTAA
- a CDS encoding class I SAM-dependent methyltransferase — MTFNWHAACEMHWNKMSAHWQANSEEMWETGSRKMILPVLSQYIRPEFGPILDAGCGDGYGSAKLAEQGFKVIGLDISEEMINKAKARKKPELALSFVKADLRELPFEKHFFQAILAINVVEWTDDPRETLLTLRRHLHPRGMLALGILGPTAAPREHGYRRLYGEDVILHTIMPWECGRLLQENGYEIIHQEGVYKRGVTPEMTKVLSTELCQALSFLWMFYARPLET, encoded by the coding sequence ATGACATTTAACTGGCATGCCGCATGTGAAATGCACTGGAACAAGATGTCAGCCCACTGGCAGGCCAACAGTGAGGAAATGTGGGAGACGGGCAGCCGCAAAATGATTCTACCTGTATTGTCCCAATATATTCGCCCAGAGTTCGGCCCGATACTCGACGCTGGATGCGGTGACGGATATGGCAGTGCAAAGCTGGCGGAACAGGGCTTTAAAGTGATAGGGCTTGATATCTCTGAAGAAATGATAAACAAAGCAAAAGCACGAAAAAAACCAGAGCTTGCACTTTCATTCGTAAAAGCAGACCTGCGCGAACTGCCGTTTGAGAAACACTTCTTCCAGGCAATTCTGGCGATAAATGTCGTGGAATGGACCGATGATCCACGTGAAACATTACTTACCCTGCGGCGGCATTTGCATCCCAGAGGCATGCTCGCGCTTGGTATTCTCGGCCCGACCGCTGCACCTCGTGAACACGGATACCGACGCTTGTATGGAGAAGATGTCATACTTCATACTATTATGCCCTGGGAATGCGGACGGCTGCTTCAAGAAAACGGCTACGAAATCATTCATCAGGAAGGCGTTTATAAACGTGGCGTCACGCCGGAAATGACAAAGGTGCTGTCAACTGAATTGTGTCAGGCACTCAGCTTTCTATGGATGTTTTATGCCCGTCCGCTTGAAACATAG
- a CDS encoding M2 family metallopeptidase, with amino-acid sequence MPSVDSFLNPRLKQVESLYKASSEAYWQATTTGEEKYEQQYIGYRQDLIRLFSNKEDYAILKEWLANETLQKDLLLYRQLVLLEHEYIPNQPDADLLSDIVQKESEIEGEFTRFRVSLDGQTVSDNEIQDILQNETDSTIRRKAWEASKQIGCQVAERVIELVKLRNRAAQEAGFKNYYAMSLHLQELDGRDLFSILAKLEKETTEPFRRAKRKLDGQLARTFKISTNEVMPWHYADPFFQEAPPPENVQLDPYFKEKNIIEITKHFFADIGLDVEDILQRSDLFERPNKNQHAYCIDIDHSGDVRVLANIRDNEWWMSTMLHEFGHGVYDKYIDRTLPYLLRTPAHTLTTEAIAMFMGRLTKNPEWLTLYADVPKQEAERLGKELEEYLSLSMLIFVRWGLVMVHFEHEMYHDPDQDLNALWWSLVERFQLIRKPDRRNEPDWAAKIHIGTAPVYYQNYILGELMASQLHFMIVDELRNDSYLKKKSTGAYLIRRIFHPGAQIPWYELLKNANGEGLNPDYFIKQFIR; translated from the coding sequence ATGCCATCCGTCGATTCATTCCTCAACCCACGTCTCAAGCAAGTGGAAAGCCTTTACAAAGCGTCCTCGGAAGCTTACTGGCAGGCCACAACCACAGGAGAAGAGAAATATGAACAACAATATATTGGATACCGGCAGGACCTGATTCGTCTATTCTCTAATAAGGAAGACTATGCAATATTGAAAGAATGGCTGGCTAATGAAACATTACAGAAGGATTTGCTGTTATACCGGCAACTTGTTTTACTTGAACACGAATATATCCCTAATCAACCGGATGCAGACCTGCTTTCTGATATCGTACAGAAAGAAAGCGAAATTGAGGGCGAATTCACCCGTTTCAGAGTCTCCCTCGACGGGCAAACCGTATCAGACAATGAGATTCAGGATATCCTCCAGAATGAAACCGATTCGACGATCCGACGCAAGGCATGGGAAGCCAGCAAACAGATTGGTTGCCAGGTAGCGGAGCGCGTTATTGAACTCGTTAAACTTCGTAATCGTGCTGCCCAAGAAGCCGGATTTAAGAATTATTATGCAATGTCTCTCCATCTTCAGGAATTGGACGGAAGGGATTTGTTCTCGATTCTTGCTAAGCTGGAAAAAGAAACAACCGAACCATTCCGTCGGGCAAAGCGGAAGCTGGATGGGCAGTTGGCCCGCACATTCAAAATCTCTACAAACGAAGTCATGCCTTGGCATTATGCGGACCCCTTCTTCCAGGAAGCGCCACCACCGGAAAACGTACAGCTTGACCCGTATTTCAAAGAAAAAAATATCATCGAGATTACGAAACACTTCTTCGCTGATATCGGGCTGGACGTCGAGGATATCCTGCAACGTAGCGATCTCTTCGAGCGTCCAAACAAAAATCAACATGCCTACTGTATCGATATCGATCACAGCGGAGACGTCCGGGTACTGGCTAATATCCGTGATAATGAGTGGTGGATGAGCACGATGCTGCATGAGTTTGGGCATGGGGTTTATGACAAATACATCGACCGGACATTGCCGTATCTACTGCGCACCCCCGCCCATACGCTTACAACAGAAGCTATCGCAATGTTCATGGGACGCCTGACTAAAAACCCTGAATGGCTTACACTGTATGCGGACGTTCCAAAACAGGAAGCCGAAAGACTAGGGAAGGAACTGGAAGAATACTTAAGCTTAAGCATGCTCATCTTCGTACGCTGGGGGCTTGTCATGGTGCACTTCGAACACGAAATGTACCATGATCCAGATCAAGATTTGAATGCATTATGGTGGTCGCTTGTCGAACGTTTCCAATTGATTAGAAAGCCAGATCGACGGAACGAACCGGACTGGGCCGCCAAAATCCATATCGGTACCGCACCCGTATATTATCAGAATTATATTCTGGGTGAGCTAATGGCTTCTCAGTTGCATTTTATGATAGTAGACGAGTTGCGAAACGATTCCTATCTAAAGAAGAAGAGCACAGGTGCCTATCTTATCCGTCGCATTTTCCACCCAGGCGCTCAGATACCCTGGTATGAATTGCTAAAGAATGCCAATGGTGAAGGACTAAATCCGGATTATTTCATCAAACAATTCATACGATAA